One Microbacterium sp. zg-B96 genomic region harbors:
- a CDS encoding LacI family DNA-binding transcriptional regulator, translated as MEAQRSAEVNGPARNRFRPTILWRMDVPQPVVNMADVAQRAGVGMATVSRALSGAYGVSDTTRRRIRDIAEEMGYVVHPEASRLARGGTGRVAVLLPHASRWFFGAVIEGIERELRRADVDVLLYQVPDADGRHGFFRDLPTRRKVDAVIVVGMPVDDDERRALEALQVQVVSVSGQLTTFPFVRIDDIEASRQAAAHLLSLGHRRIAMIEAVPPSIPEWFIDIGRSDGFRATLAAAGAPLDPALTVRIPWDIEAAALAMGGLLSLPEPPTAVFAHSDELALAAIRTIRRAGLRVPEDISVIGIDDHPLAALTDLTTIAQPAAHQGATAARMTLALLAGEPVDRAVTVPTMLVPRRSTAAPK; from the coding sequence ATGGAAGCACAGAGGTCCGCCGAGGTCAACGGACCCGCACGCAACCGCTTCCGTCCCACTATCCTGTGGCGCATGGATGTGCCGCAGCCGGTCGTGAACATGGCCGACGTCGCGCAGCGCGCGGGCGTCGGGATGGCCACGGTGTCCCGTGCGCTCAGCGGCGCCTACGGCGTATCGGATACGACCAGGCGGCGCATCCGCGACATCGCCGAGGAGATGGGGTACGTCGTGCACCCCGAGGCATCCCGCCTCGCGCGCGGCGGGACCGGGCGGGTGGCGGTGCTCCTCCCCCACGCCTCGCGGTGGTTCTTCGGTGCCGTCATCGAGGGAATCGAGCGGGAGCTGCGACGCGCCGACGTGGACGTGCTGCTCTACCAGGTGCCGGATGCCGACGGGCGACACGGTTTCTTCCGCGACCTGCCGACCCGACGAAAAGTGGATGCCGTCATCGTCGTCGGCATGCCGGTGGACGACGACGAGCGGCGAGCGCTCGAGGCACTGCAAGTACAGGTCGTCTCGGTCAGCGGGCAGCTGACCACTTTCCCATTCGTCCGCATCGACGACATCGAGGCATCGCGTCAGGCGGCCGCCCACCTGCTGTCCCTCGGGCACCGGCGGATCGCGATGATCGAGGCGGTGCCGCCGTCGATCCCGGAGTGGTTCATCGACATCGGCCGCTCCGACGGCTTCCGCGCGACGCTGGCCGCCGCCGGCGCACCGCTGGACCCCGCACTGACCGTGCGCATCCCCTGGGACATCGAGGCTGCGGCCCTCGCGATGGGCGGCCTGCTGAGCCTGCCCGAGCCGCCCACCGCGGTGTTCGCCCACTCCGACGAGCTCGCGTTGGCCGCCATTCGCACAATCCGCCGCGCCGGGTTGCGTGTCCCCGAGGACATCTCCGTCATCGGCATCGACGACCATCCGCTCGCCGCCCTCACCGACCTGACCACGATCGCCCAACCGGCTGCCCACCAGGGTGCCACCGCAGCCCGCATGACCCTCGCCCTCCTCGCCGGCGAGCCGGTGGATCGGGCGGTGACGGTGCCGACCATGCTTGTTCCCCGCCGCAGCACCGCTGCGCCGAAGTGA
- a CDS encoding 3-oxoacyl-ACP synthase III codes for MPGNATARFDNVALLSVASVLPGRVTTSDEIEARLAPSLKRLKLRSGLLKRVAGVRERRNWAAGETVDLATITAGRRALAEAGVSPSDVGLLINTSVTRTNLEPSVAVALHHGLDLPSSAINFDIANACLGFINGMSLAATMIDSGQIRYAIVVAGEDADEIQVNTIERLLQTESGRDDFMSEFASLTLGSGSAAAVLGRADEHPGGHRILGGVTRAATQFHRLCVGSVDGMFTDAKALLKGGLALVVDAWKEAANEWDWKSMNRYVTHQVSSIHTNAIVKAVDLDHSRVPTTFPRFGNIGPASVPITLAEEQSSLRKGDRVLLMGVGSGLNTAMMELAW; via the coding sequence GTGCCCGGCAATGCCACCGCTCGTTTCGACAACGTCGCGCTGCTCTCCGTTGCGAGCGTCCTTCCCGGTCGCGTAACGACCTCGGATGAGATCGAGGCCCGACTCGCGCCCTCGCTCAAGCGCCTGAAGCTCCGCAGCGGTCTGCTCAAGCGCGTCGCCGGTGTGCGAGAGCGCCGCAACTGGGCCGCGGGGGAAACCGTCGACCTCGCCACGATCACCGCGGGCCGCCGGGCCCTCGCCGAGGCAGGTGTCAGCCCCTCAGACGTCGGGCTCCTGATCAACACCTCGGTCACGCGCACGAACCTCGAGCCCTCCGTCGCGGTGGCGCTTCACCATGGCCTGGACCTGCCGAGTTCCGCCATCAACTTCGACATCGCCAACGCCTGCCTGGGCTTCATCAACGGCATGTCGCTCGCGGCGACGATGATCGACTCCGGCCAGATCCGCTACGCGATCGTGGTCGCCGGTGAGGACGCCGATGAGATCCAGGTCAACACGATCGAGCGCCTCCTGCAGACCGAGAGCGGTCGTGACGACTTCATGAGCGAGTTCGCGTCCCTCACGCTCGGCTCCGGTTCCGCCGCGGCCGTGCTGGGGCGCGCCGACGAGCACCCCGGTGGCCACCGCATCCTCGGCGGCGTGACGCGTGCCGCGACCCAGTTCCACCGGCTCTGCGTCGGCAGCGTCGACGGCATGTTCACCGACGCCAAGGCCCTCCTCAAGGGCGGCCTCGCGCTCGTCGTCGATGCGTGGAAGGAAGCGGCGAACGAGTGGGACTGGAAGTCGATGAACCGCTACGTCACGCACCAGGTCTCCTCGATCCACACCAACGCCATCGTGAAAGCGGTGGACCTCGATCACTCCCGCGTGCCGACCACGTTCCCCCGCTTCGGCAACATCGGCCCGGCATCCGTTCCCATCACCCTCGCCGAGGAGCAGTCGAGCCTGCGCAAGGGCGACCGGGTGCTGCTCATGGGCGTCGGCTCCGGGCTCAACACCGCCATGATGGAACTCGCCTGGTGA
- a CDS encoding alpha/beta fold hydrolase, giving the protein MLDRRTDATHEWHYLDSGAELERLGVDVAGTILAVHGNPTWSYLWRGLVSASLRAAEEGQPAWRVIAVDQLDMGFSARTGAPRPLAQRVRDLADFTDSLGLQGPVVTLGHDWGGVVSLGWAVDHPALLAGVIALNTAVHHPADEPIPAPLRVAGTRGVLAASTVATPAFLETTLSLAHPALDPDVKDAYRAPYRTAGRRQGIGAFVADIPVDAAHESFDELQRIASGVADLDVPALLLWGPADPIFSDRYLDDLVDRMPHADVHRFEGAGHLIAEDRPYADAILTWLGDNAARLTGDDGEAPEPADDDSPAGFSPLWAALDGRRDDDDVAIIDMATRGGGERRVTWRQLDDRVRCLAAGLARIGVRKGQRVSVLVPPGPTLTAVVYACLRIGAVVVVADAGLGVRGLSRAVRGAWPDVVIGELPGLAAARALGWPGIHISVPRLPTASAKLLGVSHDLSSVAALGAGAPLPDAPAPDDPAAILFTSGSTGPAKGVAYTHRQLSALRDVLAAHFEVTGDTGLVTGFAPFALLGPALGTRSATPDMDVSAPRTLTARAVAAAVRASDARIVFLSPAAILNVVATADALSDDDRRALARVRTFLSTGAPVGESLLAAAAELMPNAEPHTPYGMTECLLVTDVTLDGIRAVADAADRGVCVGSPIGTNQVLISALDADGRATGPLSAEPGVLGEVVVSAPHLKTSYDRLWLTDRQAVLDTPAAGRWHRTGDVGHLDAEGRLWIEGRLPHVLATADGPVAPVGPEQDLEGSDQVRRAAIVGIGPHRLRQAVAVVETVPAVARPGLASPELTADLRQRTDLPLVAVLTVPQLPTDIRHNSKIDRTRLSEWAERTLAGGRMGRP; this is encoded by the coding sequence GTGCTCGACCGGCGAACGGATGCCACGCACGAGTGGCACTACCTCGACAGCGGCGCCGAACTCGAGCGTCTCGGCGTCGACGTCGCCGGCACGATCCTCGCGGTGCACGGCAACCCGACCTGGTCGTATCTCTGGCGCGGCCTCGTCTCGGCTTCGCTGCGTGCGGCCGAGGAGGGGCAACCGGCCTGGCGTGTGATCGCCGTAGACCAGCTCGACATGGGCTTCTCGGCGCGCACCGGTGCACCCCGCCCCCTCGCGCAGCGCGTGCGCGACCTCGCCGACTTCACGGACTCGCTCGGCCTTCAGGGGCCGGTCGTCACCCTCGGCCACGACTGGGGCGGCGTGGTCTCGCTCGGCTGGGCGGTCGACCACCCCGCGCTCCTGGCCGGAGTCATCGCGCTCAACACCGCCGTGCACCACCCGGCCGACGAGCCGATCCCCGCCCCACTGCGCGTTGCCGGCACACGCGGTGTGCTCGCGGCATCCACCGTCGCCACCCCCGCGTTCCTCGAGACGACGCTGTCGCTGGCCCACCCCGCGCTCGACCCCGACGTGAAGGACGCCTACCGCGCGCCGTACCGCACCGCCGGCCGCCGGCAGGGCATCGGCGCCTTCGTCGCGGACATTCCGGTGGATGCCGCACACGAGAGCTTCGACGAACTGCAGCGCATCGCGTCGGGCGTCGCCGACCTCGACGTGCCGGCACTGCTGCTGTGGGGCCCGGCGGACCCGATCTTCAGCGACCGCTACCTCGACGACCTCGTCGACAGGATGCCGCACGCCGACGTGCACCGCTTCGAAGGCGCCGGCCACCTGATCGCCGAGGACCGACCGTACGCCGATGCGATCCTCACGTGGCTGGGCGACAACGCCGCGCGCCTGACCGGCGATGACGGCGAAGCGCCGGAGCCCGCCGACGACGACAGCCCCGCGGGCTTCAGCCCCTTGTGGGCCGCCCTCGACGGCCGCCGCGACGATGACGACGTCGCCATCATCGACATGGCCACCCGCGGCGGCGGCGAGCGCCGCGTCACCTGGCGGCAGCTCGATGACCGGGTGCGGTGCCTGGCCGCCGGCTTGGCGCGCATCGGGGTGCGCAAGGGCCAGCGCGTCTCGGTGCTCGTCCCGCCGGGGCCCACGCTCACCGCGGTGGTCTACGCGTGCCTGCGGATCGGCGCCGTCGTGGTCGTGGCCGACGCCGGGCTCGGGGTGCGCGGGCTTTCCCGCGCCGTGCGCGGCGCCTGGCCCGACGTCGTCATCGGCGAGCTGCCGGGCCTGGCCGCCGCTCGCGCGCTGGGGTGGCCCGGCATCCACATCTCCGTACCTCGGCTGCCGACGGCATCCGCCAAGCTCCTCGGCGTCTCCCACGACCTGTCCTCGGTCGCCGCTCTCGGGGCGGGGGCCCCGCTGCCGGACGCGCCGGCGCCCGACGACCCCGCCGCGATCCTCTTCACGTCCGGGTCGACCGGACCGGCGAAGGGCGTCGCCTACACACATCGCCAGCTCTCCGCGCTCCGCGACGTGCTCGCCGCCCACTTCGAGGTGACCGGCGACACCGGGCTGGTCACCGGTTTCGCGCCGTTCGCCCTGCTCGGCCCGGCGCTCGGCACCCGCTCGGCGACCCCCGACATGGACGTCTCCGCGCCCCGCACCCTCACAGCGCGAGCGGTGGCCGCCGCTGTGCGCGCCTCCGACGCCCGGATCGTGTTCCTTTCGCCCGCGGCAATCCTCAACGTCGTCGCGACGGCCGATGCGCTGTCGGACGACGATCGGCGCGCGCTCGCGCGGGTGCGCACGTTCCTCTCCACCGGTGCCCCGGTGGGCGAGTCGCTGCTGGCGGCCGCGGCCGAGCTCATGCCGAACGCCGAGCCGCATACCCCCTACGGCATGACCGAGTGCCTGCTCGTCACCGATGTGACCCTGGACGGCATCCGCGCGGTGGCGGATGCCGCCGACCGCGGCGTCTGCGTCGGGTCGCCGATCGGCACGAATCAGGTGCTGATCAGTGCACTGGATGCCGACGGACGCGCCACCGGCCCCCTGAGCGCGGAGCCCGGTGTGCTCGGGGAGGTCGTGGTGTCCGCGCCGCACCTGAAGACGTCGTACGACCGGCTCTGGCTGACCGACCGCCAGGCCGTCCTCGACACTCCCGCCGCCGGGCGGTGGCACCGCACCGGCGATGTCGGGCACCTCGACGCAGAGGGGCGGCTGTGGATCGAAGGCCGACTCCCCCACGTGCTGGCCACAGCGGACGGCCCGGTCGCTCCGGTCGGGCCCGAGCAGGACCTCGAGGGGTCCGACCAGGTGCGGCGTGCCGCGATCGTCGGCATCGGCCCACACCGGCTGCGGCAGGCGGTCGCCGTCGTCGAAACGGTTCCGGCCGTTGCCCGCCCCGGTCTTGCGTCGCCTGAGTTGACGGCGGACCTCCGGCAGCGCACAGACCTGCCTCTCGTTGCGGTGCTGACCGTGCCGCAACTGCCCACCGACATCCGTCACAACTCCAAGATCGACCGCACACGGCTGTCGGAGTGGGCCGAACGCACGCTCGCCGGCGGACGGATGGGCCGGCCGTGA
- a CDS encoding NAD-dependent epimerase/dehydratase family protein, translating into MIVAVTGASGYLGRAVAAELVAAGHEVRALQRRPSRVDGVTDVLGSVTDPQAVARVVDGAEGVVHLAAKVSLAGDPAEFHKVNVEGTLALLDAAAHAGASRFVQVSSPSVAHTGTALAGVGAEPASPVHARGEYARTKAEAELIALDRDSPGMRVVAVRPHLVWGPGDTQLVGRIVDRARRGRLPLLDGGRALIDSTYIDNAATGIVAALHRADEAHGRAFVITNGEPRPVGELLAGICLASGVTPPRWSVPSGLARAAGSLIERAWALRPGADEPPMTRFLAEQLSTAHWFDQRETRRALAWAPSVSIDEGLRRLAAHSAS; encoded by the coding sequence GTGATCGTCGCGGTCACGGGAGCGTCCGGATACCTCGGGCGCGCGGTCGCCGCGGAGCTCGTCGCCGCGGGGCACGAGGTGCGGGCGTTGCAGCGACGTCCCAGTCGCGTCGACGGGGTCACCGACGTGCTCGGGTCCGTCACCGATCCGCAGGCCGTCGCCCGGGTGGTGGACGGTGCCGAGGGTGTCGTCCACCTGGCCGCCAAGGTCTCGCTGGCGGGTGACCCGGCCGAGTTCCACAAGGTCAACGTCGAGGGCACGCTCGCGTTGCTCGATGCGGCCGCGCACGCCGGGGCTTCCCGCTTCGTGCAGGTGTCCTCCCCCTCCGTGGCGCACACCGGCACTGCACTGGCCGGGGTCGGGGCCGAACCGGCATCCCCCGTCCACGCCCGCGGGGAATACGCGCGGACGAAGGCCGAGGCCGAGCTGATCGCCCTCGATCGCGATTCCCCCGGGATGCGGGTGGTGGCCGTTCGCCCCCACCTGGTCTGGGGGCCGGGCGACACCCAGCTGGTCGGCCGCATCGTCGACCGCGCGCGGCGGGGGCGCCTGCCGCTCCTCGACGGTGGGCGGGCGCTCATCGACTCCACCTACATCGACAACGCTGCCACCGGCATCGTGGCGGCCCTGCACCGCGCCGACGAGGCGCACGGCCGCGCGTTCGTCATCACGAACGGCGAACCGCGACCGGTCGGCGAACTGCTGGCGGGCATCTGCCTCGCGTCCGGCGTCACCCCGCCGCGGTGGAGCGTGCCGTCGGGCCTCGCCCGCGCCGCCGGGTCGCTCATCGAGCGGGCGTGGGCGCTGCGCCCCGGAGCGGACGAGCCCCCGATGACGCGGTTCCTGGCCGAGCAGCTGTCGACGGCGCACTGGTTCGACCAACGCGAGACGCGCCGTGCGCTCGCGTGGGCACCGTCGGTGAGCATCGACGAGGGCCTCCGTCGCCTTGCGGCGCACTCCGCGTCCTGA
- a CDS encoding DUF4242 domain-containing protein — protein MPYFVIERTFDDPILVPVEAAGEINLINDEEDVRWVFSYLSLDRTKTYCLYEASSADAIRAAAERAGLPADSVIEVAGRVMPTGRLVAAEEPRR, from the coding sequence GTGCCGTACTTCGTCATCGAGCGAACCTTCGACGATCCGATCCTGGTGCCTGTGGAGGCCGCAGGCGAGATCAACCTCATCAATGACGAGGAAGACGTGCGGTGGGTGTTCTCGTATCTCTCCCTCGACCGCACCAAGACGTACTGCCTCTATGAGGCGTCGTCGGCAGATGCGATCCGCGCGGCTGCGGAGCGGGCAGGACTTCCGGCCGACAGCGTGATCGAAGTCGCCGGGCGGGTCATGCCGACCGGACGGCTCGTCGCAGCGGAGGAACCGCGCCGCTAG